A genomic stretch from Solanum stenotomum isolate F172 chromosome 8, ASM1918654v1, whole genome shotgun sequence includes:
- the LOC125875085 gene encoding protein RGF1 INDUCIBLE TRANSCRIPTION FACTOR 1-like yields the protein MGPDEEDNRWPPWLKPLLKEQFFVQCKLHADSHKSECNMYCLQCNNAPLCSVCLAHHRDHPVIQIRRSSYHDVIRVNEIQKYLDISSVQTYIINSAKVVFLNERPQPRPGKGVTNTCEVCERSLLDSFKFCSLGCKIVGTSSNFVKKKKKPKNSPEKKRLPAPMAASESDDFYCSSSSSHGRRNKIQSFTPSTPPPTSANYKTAKRRKGIPHRAPTGGLFIEY from the exons ATG gGACCTGATGAGGAGGATAATAGGTGGCCGCCATGGTTGAAACCATTATTGAAGGAACAATTCTTTGTTCAATGCAAGTTACATGCTGATTCCCACAAGAGTGAATGTAATATGTACTGTCTGCAATGTAACAATGCCCCTCTCTGCTCTGTCTGTTTAGCCCATCACAGAGATCATCCTGTCATTCAG ATAAGGAGGTCATCTTACCATGATGTGATAAGAGTGAATGAGATTCAGAAGTATTTAGACATTTCTTCAGTCCAAACATACATTATCAACAGTGCTAAAGTTGTTTTCTTGAATGAAAGGCCACAGCCTAGGCCAGGAAAAGGGGTCACAAATACTTGTGAAGTATGTGAAAGGAGTCTTCTTGATTCCTTCAAATTCTGCTCTCTTGGTTGCAAG ATTGTTGGGACCTCAAGTaattttgtgaagaagaagaagaagccgAAGAATTCGCCGGAGAAGAAGAGATTACCGGCGCCGATGGCGGCATCGGAATCTGATGACTTTTACTGTAGTAGCAGCAGCAGCCATGGCCGGAGAAACAAGATTCAGAGTTTCACTCCGTCAACGCCCCCTCCAACTTCTGCTAATTACAAAACGGCCAAGCGTAGAAAGGGAATTCCTCATAGAGCCCCAACAGGAGGACTATTCATAGAATATTAA